In Cytobacillus oceanisediminis, the following proteins share a genomic window:
- a CDS encoding YlqD family protein encodes MNIIQSVTVKQVLTENSKKELLEGYMAKKKQLQKESDQLRFELKKQEKTKKLHPASLKKHFEKEIQMRQEKVQLLDFQIEQLHMLPLGSELKEKEVQAIIEVQKGTRWEDIEKGKTIIIRDGIVDEIR; translated from the coding sequence ATGAACATTATTCAATCGGTTACAGTTAAGCAGGTACTGACAGAGAACAGCAAGAAAGAACTGCTGGAAGGCTATATGGCCAAAAAAAAGCAGCTGCAGAAAGAAAGTGATCAGCTGAGGTTTGAACTGAAAAAACAGGAAAAAACCAAAAAACTGCATCCGGCCAGTCTAAAAAAGCATTTTGAAAAGGAAATTCAAATGAGGCAGGAAAAAGTCCAGCTGCTCGATTTTCAAATAGAACAATTACATATGCTACCATTAGGAAGCGAATTAAAAGAAAAAGAAGTCCAGGCGATTATTGAGGTTCAAAAGGGTACCCGCTGGGAAGACATAGAAAAAGGGAAAACCATCATCATAAGAGATGGAATTGTTGATGAAATACGCTAG
- a CDS encoding KH domain-containing protein — protein MKELIETIVKPLVDFPEDVQVNVQEEDQRVTYQLSVNKNDMGKVIGKQGRVAKAIRTVVYAAGSSEQKKIFLEIIE, from the coding sequence ATGAAAGAGCTTATCGAAACGATTGTTAAGCCCCTTGTTGATTTTCCGGAAGATGTTCAAGTGAATGTCCAAGAAGAGGATCAGCGCGTAACCTATCAGCTTTCCGTCAACAAGAATGACATGGGGAAAGTAATTGGGAAGCAAGGGCGCGTTGCGAAAGCAATACGGACCGTTGTCTATGCAGCAGGTTCATCAGAACAAAAGAAGATCTTTTTAGAGATCATCGAATAA
- the trmD gene encoding tRNA (guanosine(37)-N1)-methyltransferase TrmD, protein MNIDVLTLFPEMFEGVFGHSILKKAAENEAVKYNVVNFREYADNKHKTVDDYPYGGGAGMVLKPQPIFDAVDDLRSKSGASPRVILLCPQGERFTQKKAEELAEMDHLIFVCGHYEGYDERIREHVVTDEISIGDFVLTGGELGAMVVIDSVVRLLPGVLGNEESHMKDSFSTGFLEHPHYTRPADFRGIKVPDVLMSGNHRLVEEWRAKESLRRTYVRRPDLLEDAELTKEQQKWLEEIKKEDK, encoded by the coding sequence ATGAATATTGATGTGCTCACGTTGTTTCCTGAAATGTTTGAAGGAGTTTTTGGGCATTCCATTTTAAAAAAAGCGGCTGAAAATGAAGCAGTGAAATATAATGTGGTCAACTTTAGGGAATATGCCGATAATAAGCACAAAACCGTAGATGATTATCCATATGGCGGAGGGGCGGGAATGGTTTTAAAACCGCAGCCCATATTTGATGCTGTAGATGATCTTCGCAGTAAAAGCGGGGCATCTCCGAGGGTTATTCTTCTGTGTCCTCAAGGAGAACGCTTTACACAGAAGAAAGCTGAAGAGCTTGCAGAAATGGATCACCTGATTTTTGTTTGCGGCCATTACGAGGGGTATGATGAAAGAATTCGGGAACATGTTGTAACCGATGAAATTTCAATTGGAGATTTTGTGTTGACTGGAGGAGAGCTCGGAGCCATGGTCGTAATCGATAGTGTTGTCCGATTGCTTCCTGGTGTGTTAGGCAACGAAGAATCACACATGAAAGACTCTTTCAGCACAGGTTTTCTTGAACACCCTCATTATACCCGTCCGGCGGATTTCAGGGGAATTAAAGTGCCGGATGTCCTTATGTCAGGTAATCATCGCCTTGTCGAAGAGTGGCGAGCCAAAGAATCCTTGAGAAGGACGTATGTAAGGCGTCCTGATCTTCTTGAGGATGCAGAATTAACAAAAGAACAGCAAAAATGGCTAGAAGAAATAAAAAAAGAAGATAAATAA
- the rimM gene encoding ribosome maturation factor RimM (Essential for efficient processing of 16S rRNA) has protein sequence MQKWFNVGKIVNTHGIKGEARVISKTDFAEERYKPGNKLYLFMPDAKGDPIELTVKTHRSHKSFDLLTFEGYENINAIEKMKGGILKISEDQLGDLEEDEFYYHEIIGCTVETLDGAEVGKIKEILSPGANDVWVIKAKGGKEILIPYIEDVVKEVNVEDKLVKINAIEGLLS, from the coding sequence ATGCAGAAATGGTTCAACGTAGGAAAAATCGTGAACACTCATGGCATTAAAGGGGAAGCGAGAGTCATTTCCAAAACAGACTTTGCAGAAGAAAGGTATAAGCCGGGAAATAAACTTTATTTGTTCATGCCTGACGCAAAAGGTGATCCAATTGAGCTGACAGTGAAAACTCACCGTAGCCATAAATCATTCGATCTGCTTACCTTTGAAGGATACGAAAATATTAATGCAATTGAAAAAATGAAGGGCGGCATCCTGAAAATTTCAGAAGATCAGTTAGGCGATCTTGAAGAAGATGAATTTTACTACCATGAAATCATAGGGTGTACTGTTGAAACACTTGATGGAGCGGAAGTAGGTAAAATCAAGGAAATTCTTTCTCCTGGAGCAAATGATGTATGGGTAATCAAAGCAAAAGGCGGGAAGGAAATCCTGATCCCGTATATTGAAGATGTTGTTAAGGAAGTTAATGTGGAAGACAAACTTGTGAAAATTAATGCGATAGAAGGATTGCTTTCATGA